One stretch of Streptomyces sp. MMBL 11-1 DNA includes these proteins:
- a CDS encoding DUF6879 family protein yields the protein MARRLRFNGTGSGGTGCPSVHEDVESGEVVVHGPPLTDTGDIAQLQHLSEGEVAVVVPRELLVDWTPKVATRQARIVGLDEFEGLFRTFSHSAWRLETRRRFASDEATDTYRQFVETGSVDWSVEDPYCELIRSQTAQGKRVERVRIVDQPPTTGQLYLLNNAKRNSGLGEDIRNLWRADADRLQLEDEDFWLFDSRLAAKLRFDDDDHLLDVELITEPAEVVRYSVIRDAAWHHAVPYEEFAARLSGGQ from the coding sequence ATGGCACGGCGGTTACGGTTCAACGGCACAGGTAGTGGTGGTACGGGATGCCCCTCTGTTCATGAGGACGTGGAGAGCGGTGAGGTCGTGGTTCACGGACCGCCGTTGACGGATACCGGCGACATCGCCCAATTGCAGCACTTGTCCGAAGGCGAGGTGGCGGTGGTCGTGCCGCGTGAGCTGCTGGTCGACTGGACGCCGAAGGTCGCGACCCGTCAGGCTCGGATCGTCGGCCTGGACGAGTTCGAAGGCCTGTTTCGTACGTTCAGCCACTCGGCCTGGAGGTTGGAGACCCGGCGGCGCTTCGCCAGTGACGAAGCCACGGACACCTACCGGCAATTCGTCGAGACCGGCAGCGTCGACTGGTCCGTGGAGGATCCGTACTGCGAGCTGATCCGTTCCCAGACCGCGCAGGGCAAACGTGTCGAACGGGTGCGGATCGTTGATCAGCCGCCAACCACGGGGCAGCTCTACCTCTTGAACAACGCGAAGCGGAACAGCGGTCTGGGGGAAGACATCCGGAACCTGTGGCGAGCTGATGCCGACCGTCTCCAACTCGAGGACGAGGATTTCTGGCTCTTCGACAGCCGGCTTGCCGCGAAGCTCCGCTTCGACGACGATGACCACCTCCTGGACGTCGAGTTGATCACTGAGCCGGCCGAAGTCGTCCGGTACTCCGTCATCCGTGATGCGGCATGGCACCACGCGGTGCCCTACGAAGAGTTCGCGGCGCGACTGAGCGGCGGCCAGTAA
- the drmB gene encoding DUF1998 domain-containing protein, with product MTPPPARRRRTGAPERSYPRRGSVRRAQMITTYGVGSMVAVDNESFIVAGTDSWNISDAPTIHEHRLARVLGVKSFRLPPASDDTSKDGVHVRRFPLWHSCPQCQALQHVRQFNSPPGKNECGDCEEDLVPSRFVMACAKGHIDDFPYWKWVHRKNRQEGETGLCGGAMRLRTSGKTASLRSVLISCTCGVPEVSMEGAFSGTALSDLKVFCSGKRPWLKDAPTDHCSERPRTLQRGSSVAWQPIVRTALSIPPWSDEHFTRLEDHMDDLREMYEAGDEHGIRGFLKALTRKKPYEFSAERVIALLEAENQEDADADGDASVDSAFIALRKQEYERLIAGQPEKGTGHEDRFVCEPPRSSPTALAPYGVTGPMLVKRLREVRALKAFSRVDTPDTRADVQEAALSLKELDWLPAMEVQGEGVFLRLDEERLDAWARSVAVAARADRIRTNHTRMTRERAQDPDSVPDSPASPRMILLHTLAHALINEWSLDGGYPAASLRERLYASDAMAGILICTATSDSAGSLGGLVAQGEPERLRGTLDSALDRARWCSADPLCVESEGSGVGGINMAACHACVLLPETSCEHNNGLLDRALLVGTPEDPSIGFFSDLLRS from the coding sequence ATGACCCCGCCCCCCGCCCGACGCCGCCGGACCGGAGCTCCGGAACGGAGCTATCCCCGTCGCGGTTCCGTCCGTCGCGCCCAGATGATCACGACCTACGGCGTCGGGTCGATGGTCGCTGTGGACAACGAATCGTTCATAGTGGCGGGAACCGACTCCTGGAACATCAGCGACGCACCCACCATCCACGAGCACCGCTTGGCCCGGGTCCTCGGCGTGAAATCGTTCCGCCTCCCGCCGGCCTCGGACGACACGAGCAAGGACGGCGTGCATGTCCGCCGGTTCCCCCTGTGGCATTCCTGCCCGCAGTGCCAAGCCCTCCAGCACGTACGACAGTTCAACTCCCCTCCGGGGAAGAACGAATGCGGTGACTGCGAGGAGGATCTCGTACCCTCACGTTTCGTCATGGCCTGCGCGAAGGGCCACATCGACGACTTCCCGTACTGGAAGTGGGTGCACCGCAAGAACCGGCAGGAGGGCGAGACGGGCCTCTGCGGCGGAGCGATGCGGCTGCGCACAAGCGGAAAGACCGCCTCCCTCCGGTCGGTCCTGATCTCCTGCACCTGCGGAGTGCCCGAGGTGTCGATGGAAGGCGCGTTCAGCGGAACGGCCCTGTCGGACCTGAAGGTGTTCTGCAGCGGCAAGCGGCCCTGGTTGAAGGACGCTCCGACCGATCACTGCTCGGAGAGGCCACGCACGCTGCAGCGCGGTTCGTCCGTCGCCTGGCAGCCGATCGTGCGGACGGCGTTGTCGATCCCACCGTGGAGCGACGAGCACTTCACCCGGCTCGAAGACCACATGGATGATCTGCGCGAGATGTACGAGGCGGGCGACGAGCACGGCATCCGCGGCTTTCTCAAGGCCCTCACGCGGAAGAAACCGTACGAGTTCTCGGCCGAAAGGGTCATCGCCCTGCTCGAAGCGGAGAATCAGGAGGACGCGGACGCCGACGGCGACGCCTCCGTGGACAGTGCCTTCATCGCGTTGCGGAAGCAGGAATACGAACGGCTGATCGCGGGGCAGCCGGAGAAGGGAACCGGTCACGAGGACCGGTTCGTCTGCGAGCCGCCTCGCTCCTCTCCGACCGCCCTGGCCCCGTACGGGGTCACGGGTCCGATGCTGGTGAAGCGGCTGCGGGAAGTACGTGCGCTGAAGGCCTTCTCCCGGGTCGACACCCCGGACACCCGCGCGGACGTCCAGGAGGCGGCCCTGTCCCTGAAGGAACTCGACTGGTTGCCCGCGATGGAGGTCCAGGGCGAGGGCGTCTTCCTCCGGCTCGACGAAGAACGACTGGACGCCTGGGCCCGGAGCGTCGCCGTGGCGGCGCGTGCCGATCGCATCCGGACCAACCACACTCGCATGACGCGCGAACGCGCGCAGGATCCGGACTCCGTGCCCGACTCGCCGGCCTCCCCCCGCATGATTCTTCTCCACACGCTGGCGCACGCTCTGATCAACGAGTGGAGCCTGGACGGCGGCTACCCGGCAGCCTCCCTGCGGGAACGGCTGTACGCGAGTGACGCCATGGCCGGAATCCTCATCTGCACCGCGACGAGCGACTCCGCGGGCAGCCTGGGGGGCCTGGTCGCGCAGGGCGAGCCCGAGCGTCTGCGCGGTACCTTGGACTCGGCGCTGGACAGGGCGCGTTGGTGTTCCGCAGACCCTCTCTGCGTCGAGTCGGAGGGAAGCGGTGTCGGGGGGATCAACATGGCGGCCTGCCATGCCTGCGTGCTGCTGCCGGAGACGAGTTGCGAGCACAACAACGGTCTGCTCGACCGTGCTCTTCTCGTCGGCACGCCGGAGGATCCGTCGATCGGATTCTTCAGTGACCTGCTGCGTTCCTGA
- a CDS encoding helix-turn-helix domain-containing protein — translation MSTDFQKAREDLGRRLRTLRTECPHGPLTGTALSASLGWAQSKVSKLENGRQTPTAEDLRAWADATGHPGAYDELLGRLKGFESHIRSWRRQLSSGHRPVQETWNEVTAAARVLHVWDSFAVNGLLQTPDYARHVFERYATLQNSPRDTEDAVRARMDRQRWLYQPGRRLNLLMWEGALRAQVSPPEVMAGQMDRLLGVVGMDTVRLGIVPMNATLRLPPANAFWIVGEQLVITEDWHAELWLDGADTVALYRRVWESPNDSAVFGTEAQHVIVRARQAVVA, via the coding sequence GTGAGCACTGATTTTCAGAAGGCTCGTGAGGATTTGGGCCGACGACTCCGGACTCTCCGAACGGAGTGCCCGCACGGTCCTCTCACCGGTACCGCCCTGAGTGCCTCCCTCGGCTGGGCGCAGAGCAAGGTCAGCAAGCTGGAGAACGGGCGCCAGACACCCACTGCGGAAGACCTCCGGGCATGGGCCGACGCCACCGGGCACCCCGGGGCGTACGACGAGCTGCTCGGACGGTTGAAGGGCTTCGAGTCGCACATCCGGTCCTGGCGGCGGCAGCTGTCGTCGGGACACCGCCCGGTACAGGAGACGTGGAACGAGGTGACGGCGGCGGCCCGCGTCCTGCACGTGTGGGATTCCTTCGCCGTCAACGGTCTCCTGCAGACCCCGGATTACGCGCGGCACGTGTTCGAGCGCTATGCGACGCTCCAGAACTCACCTCGCGACACCGAGGACGCGGTACGGGCCCGCATGGACCGGCAGAGATGGCTGTACCAGCCCGGAAGGCGTCTGAACCTCCTGATGTGGGAGGGCGCGCTACGGGCTCAGGTAAGCCCCCCGGAGGTCATGGCGGGGCAGATGGACCGCCTGTTGGGCGTCGTCGGCATGGACACCGTCCGGCTGGGGATCGTCCCGATGAACGCCACTCTGCGTCTTCCTCCTGCCAACGCATTCTGGATCGTCGGTGAGCAGTTGGTGATCACAGAAGACTGGCACGCGGAGCTCTGGCTGGACGGCGCCGATACGGTCGCCCTGTACCGGCGGGTCTGGGAATCCCCGAATGACTCCGCCGTGTTCGGCACCGAGGCGCAACACGTCATCGTCCGGGCTCGACAGGCAGTTGTCGCATAG